In one Elusimicrobiales bacterium genomic region, the following are encoded:
- a CDS encoding tetratricopeptide repeat protein: MSFMRGFFIAFLAAAIAAAAWFFHRRPSPAPGAEMQLKAAQRLYEAGDIAGALGAYSAFIAGHPKNGLAFMFRGQALLKTGEYDAAISDMSRAIALGYPDTEAHIWRGAIYGRFLGDWARQAEDASAALAKDPLSVDARYIRAQALAHMQSYAEAEKEMKIVVGMKPDDPFMRTELGRLRLAGGDASAARADARLALKLHPKYSDALVLLGDADMSAGLPLAAEKNYSAALKILPAPAETRGLRARARLMRGDTAGAARDFLKSLELSGPAGAQDALNTARTLYRAGQFAAALKFADAAAADSHADAAAFELRARIRHELGDNAGALDDLRVFANADPSGGEKSAKAALLIRKTQKSK; encoded by the coding sequence ATGAGCTTTATGCGGGGATTTTTCATTGCGTTTCTTGCGGCGGCGATTGCGGCGGCGGCATGGTTTTTCCACCGCCGGCCTTCCCCCGCGCCTGGCGCGGAGATGCAGCTTAAAGCAGCGCAGCGGCTTTACGAGGCCGGCGACATCGCGGGCGCGCTGGGCGCCTATTCCGCATTTATAGCCGGGCATCCGAAAAACGGGCTGGCCTTTATGTTCAGGGGACAGGCGCTGCTGAAAACGGGCGAGTACGACGCCGCCATCTCCGACATGAGCCGCGCCATTGCGCTTGGCTACCCGGACACGGAGGCCCATATCTGGCGCGGCGCCATATACGGGCGTTTTCTGGGCGACTGGGCGCGCCAGGCGGAGGACGCCTCCGCGGCGCTGGCAAAAGACCCCCTTTCGGTTGACGCGCGCTACATCCGGGCGCAGGCGCTGGCGCATATGCAGTCCTATGCGGAAGCGGAAAAGGAGATGAAAATAGTAGTAGGCATGAAGCCGGACGACCCGTTCATGCGCACGGAACTGGGGCGGCTGCGCCTGGCCGGAGGCGATGCCTCCGCCGCCCGCGCGGACGCGCGCCTGGCGCTGAAGCTGCACCCGAAATACTCCGACGCGCTGGTCCTGCTGGGAGATGCGGACATGTCCGCCGGTCTGCCCCTCGCCGCCGAGAAAAACTATTCCGCCGCGCTGAAAATTTTGCCCGCCCCGGCTGAAACGCGCGGCCTGCGCGCCCGCGCGCGGCTTATGCGCGGCGACACCGCCGGCGCGGCGCGCGACTTCCTGAAATCGCTGGAACTCTCCGGCCCGGCAGGCGCGCAGGACGCCCTTAACACGGCCCGGACGCTTTACAGGGCCGGACAGTTTGCCGCCGCGCTGAAATTCGCAGACGCCGCCGCGGCGGACAGCCATGCCGACGCCGCCGCATTCGAACTGCGCGCCCGCATACGGCACGAACTGGGCGACAATGCCGGCGCGCTTGACGACCTGCGCGTTTTCGCAAACGCGGACCCCTCCGGCGGCGAAAAATCCGCAAAAGCCGCCCTGCTCATCCGAAAAACCCAAAAATCAAAATAG